AATCTATAGTCAGGCGAGAGAAATTCAACGAGGTATCACTGGATTTGTTCATCTCCTTGGCTGCACTTGTAAGGACCCAACTGGTCTACCTCCTGCCATTTGGGATTATTAACATGTTGAGTTTGAGTTGTTTTTGTCTGATTGTGGTCCTGAAGAATCCCAGAGGGAATGGGCATTTAAATACACACCCATTACAATAAAAGTTGTTATTGATTGCCCATTAAAGTGTTGGTTTGCCTGTGGGAAAGTTCTTTAAATTGGTTAAAAAATTTCCAAGCAGGGTTAGAGCATTTAAATAAAACCCGTTGTACTTACCTTTTCCTTAAGGAACATGTTCTCTGATGTTCTGACAGGTGCCAATTTATGACTTCAAATCTCATGCCAGATTAGAACAGAAGGTATGGGTGATATGTTTATTTACTTGGTAGATTATGTTTAAAGAgctattaataaattattttatagGAGTGTCTATATGGAGTTTATTTTTGTAGAACTGTATTTTGTCAGTCCTCTGGTCAAATTAAAAGGTTTGAGTCCCAGTTATACCTTTTAACGGTATGCATTGAGAGCAAATAGCAAGTGTGAAATAAGAAAGCTTACAATACTAACGATGTAACCACATAGGGATTGCAGTTCAAATTGTTGAATAGAAaccaataaataattattataattattataaaggaCCTCAGCTCAACCCCTTCAGTAACTGTTTCTCTGTGGATTTTCTGTCTCCGAGACTCTCTTTGCTAGTTAGTAAACATTTTATCATGCTTACTAGTACATTTTATCTGTCTAGCATGATCTGTACGGTGCAAATGTCATCATCTTTGAGGGAATCATGGCGTTTGCATATAAGGAGCTTAGAGATGTGAgttgaaaggtttttttttggttttttaacTTAATATGGATAGCTCTACCTGTTAAAATCCatttgaaatattttataaCTTTATTGTGGGCAGTTATCTTAAATAATAACTTACAAGACTCAAATATGCTTTTATTGAAGTCTGCTCCAACACTCTCAATACAATGTGGTGTGGCAAGTTTTTTCCTTTCACAGTGTTAGTATGCAACTTTTTTTCTCACCATATACAGTAGTTTTGCACAAGAATGAAGTGATGATATTTTGATTGTTTAAACTAGACATATTCTATTCTGGGCAGgaactttcttttatttgctgtaTTTGAGTTCTGTTGTAGTGCAAGTCACCTGCATGTGAAGCTTAGCTTCCTCGTTGTTGGAGATATATTTAATTTCGAGAAAACTTGGATTGGAGAGTGGGTGTTCATTGAGGGCTCTTTAGACCAATGATCCCTCAAAATTTTCTCAGTTAAAACAGGTGTATTAGAAAATTACCTGGTATATGCCTGTTTTAAATGTTTGCTTACGTTAGAGTAGAATTTGTAGTTTCTTGGTTAGGATTAAACCCATGAGGCAATCCCTGAGAAGTTATGAGCACATGACATGTAACCACCATCATTgctattatttctttttcagctAATGGATATGAAGGTTTTTGTTGATGCTGACCCTGATGTCAGACTGGCCAGAAGGTAATTAATACACAGTGTCGGACAAGTGGGAACTGGTGAAAATATGatactgtataataattatttattattgtatcAAAGATAGTATCTCCTTGCAGTCTGTTCATTATCGTGTTTTCTTCATTGTGGCtaaattgaaattgttttgaattaGATTGTCATGGGAATTTTGTATCTTTATCACAAAATACTATAGACTTAAGAGAGACATAGCTGAAAGACAAAGAGATCTTGTTGGTGTTTTGCAGCAATACAACAAATTTGTGAAACCTGTAAGTGTTTTGAAATTCAATCTTTTGAGACACGATTGCATAAATGTCATTGAATATATATTGCCTCTGTTTTTTTCAGGCATTTGACCAGTACATTGCACCTACTGTAGTTTATGCTGACATAGTTGTCCCCAGAGGCGGGGAAAATAGTGTTGCTATTGATTTGATAATTCGTCATGTGAGAAACCAGTTGGAACAGGTGGGAGAAAACAGATTTTactattttgttttgatttctttcaaagtttAACTCCTTGGATTTTCCCCAACTGTCTGAataataactagaaatagtgttcactagagctgcccccgcttttgataacctgtttatgggatgtgtattttatataaatactgtgcataagaccgttgaaaaattaacgtttcaagcattttattgaagttcacaattatctctaaatttgttaaagaaggagtaataacgtccactgaatctttcaagagacgcgcaccaattttatcaaggccaaccgccctattagttttcaaaactctaatggatcttgaaacaaaatctccactaatgggttgaagaaacctgatgaatatcagcggttaatctagaaatagaccaggcctggaaatataggcattaacagggatccgatatctatcatatggaccatcaaacaaatactaccacaaatgtaacggttcctcttcgtgtcgagttcaatcgaaatagggaaactgaaacaaataaaaacgagcgaataacgaagaccaacggacgaagcatgaaacatcgtaatgctgataatggaattatttcgacatttgtaaagctttctttcttgtcgttgtctgttatgcgtcaaatttgaaaggcgcggcggcaattcaaagttgtatacgactttgattagcgtagcgtgactgagtgtcggttatgtcacgttcgctgttgggtggacgagagcatcaaataacgcatgcgaatgttgacattgaactaaatagttttaatacacgggaaagtaaagcttagattgcttagactgacttaacaggattgatagggaaaaaaataaattgtgatataagtaacacattaaacgggcttcatagtttcaggatccgtgtttttttcgttgaatttgacacgcttcaccttgagatatttgtgatctgttggatcgagtctgtctaccccgttgatgatttgcgtatgacaaaccaaatttatctatttaatgtgatgtcacaatacacaaactctcatgcagaaactccctttgggatttcctcgatttacgtcatcctaaccatttcgtacttgcgggcgcaaacaatagaaacgtcatcattacctaccgattcctcgcggcccctgttcgagcaaatcgagattttttctatatactgactgcatatttgtactgtaagtactgtccttaatatacgcgcgagctactagggtgcctcctcgggatttcgcctctgggcgaaatccctgcggggacAATAATTAATGATGATGAAAGGTCTTAATTACgtacttttttttctctgattttatttttgtttcatctAGAGGGGATTTAACTTCAGGTAAGCCCATAGCTTGCTTTCTGAAAATGAATTGGGGATGAATTTGAtctttttactttttactttttttgggaaaaacgttttcaaagAGTGTAAATAGATCGTTTTGCAGATAAGggggccattttgttttctattgtttcaaaagGCATATTGGGATGCTCTGGTGGCAAATGAATATGTATTTGCCCTCAgagcatcccataatagctatttgaaacaatagaaatcaaaatggtcTATAGCTGAAAGGTGACTGGAAAAGACTTTTAAGAAAATAATAGTGGCAGGAGGGGCAAGGGAATATTTAGTTTAGGCTtttctaacaacaacaacaagtgaAGCCATTTATGCATTGAGgtcaataataatgatgacactATTTCTTCATTTAGTGGATTCTAATAGAAATTATTTGTTAAACCTCTAGTGGCATCATTTTTAACTCACCCTTGGCTCAGGCACAAAATTAATAGTGTGTCAATATGCACAATATGGGTTAATGTGGTTTCAAAACAACTACACGTGTAGTCAAGTTACTTTTCTTACATGGGGTTCTTCCCATGGCTTTCAGAGCTCAACTGAGATCTGCTCATCAAGGCCAGCCCCTGCCCAGCTCATTAAGTATAGTTGAGAGTACACCCCAAGTGCGAGGACTGCATTCCATAATCAGGTAAAAAGGTGTTGAACAACTTGTTGGTGATACAGTGGTTTGGTCATATGCAGAAAAATAATCAGAGTGGAAGCTACTAAAGATTTGTCCCTAGTTGTAGAAGAGTTGCATACAgctatccaatggataaattGTTGTCAAGGGGATAAGTACATACTATTAAAAACTGTCGAGTATGTAAACTAATGGATGGTGCTGTCGACAGAAGAAATCGCTATTCACTGGACACTTACCCCCAAAAACCTGTTGTGTTATTCATTGGATAGTGCTGCCTACATGTAGccataaccttttttttttaactttgagcATTGGTAAGGGTTAGGGTTTCTTAAGCGATATGtttctcttgcttcttttcAACAAATTGACGTCCATTTTTGTGGCTACACCTCGGCTAGAGGCGTAGCCAGAATGCTATCGTGTTTCTCCGTATAAAGATGTCCGTAAGTAGGACGAGGGCTCCGACTCTCCCCTTTTGAACATTTTAGTCGGGGCTGTTTTGTCAAGGTATATTTATCGATAGCCGTAAATTCTTCCCTTTTTCGCATTGTGTGCTTTGTACACTAGTCATTTTAAGCTTTAAACACGATTCGAATGGGCTTTTTTCCTTCCTCATTCAgcagctaatttgcataatcccGTCTTATTATTGCATTGCCCTTCTCTCCTACTTCCGACAGCTGCCTGTGCGAACAATAAACATTTCAACGGCTCCCTTCCTTTGAATAGTTTCTTCGGCAGTAGCTAAGGGCGGTCATAGACTGGCTAGTTATTTTTTTATCCTTCTGCTCTCTTATGgattatgaaataattttttatcaaaGTGTTGTGGGTTTATGATGCGTTCGTGGATCctcaaacaaataaataattgccCAAATAAACGGAAAATATGATTCCAGTGCTCGGCTATTTTCTCCTTCTAGAAATGAGGAGGCTAGTAGAgatgattttatcttttattccAAGAGACTTATGAGAATACTTATTGAGCATGCTCTGTCCCTCTTACCCTTCACGGTAGGTAATCGTTATGATTCACCAGTATCATTTACTGGCCAAGAGGCCAATTTTTCAACAACAGAAAAATTGTTCAACGTTTTGATTGTGGTTTTTGATCAATTAATGTCAATTATAATTGCGTCAACAAAGGAGGCACCTCCAACTCTTGGCTTTGGTAGTGCTGTGTGTTCGTGGGCTGCCTGTGCCTTCCCCAAGCACAAGAAATCCATAACTTTAGAGTTAAGGCGTTGAGTTTTGCAATGGTCCTATTGTTGTGGTACTTTTCCATCATCCTCGTTCAGTAAAATTCAGAGATAAATATTGTTCTGTTGTAGATAAATATTGTTCTGTTGTAGATAAATATTCTGTTTATATAATTTGATTTCTGGTCCCTCCAATCAGGTGCTCGGCTAAGTACACTtgtcgttatcattattgtgaTCATGATGAACATAGAAGCCGCGTTATTTTGTCCACCACTCTTCAATAACAATCCAGACCATGACTTTACCGTGCCCGAACAAGTCGCCCTTGTCTTGTCCTTCCCATCAAACTATTGTCGTGTTTAATTCAGTCAGAACAGTACAGACAGCAATGATATGCTCTTTTATTGGTTGATTTTCAGAAACATGTCGTGACTACAATGGAAGGCACTAAATATGAAGGAAGAAAATTTGATGGCAAGAGAGTGAGTTCAGATACTGGAGAAAATGATTGAAACTGTTTTGTTAGGAATTTACTATCTACATTATTGTTTCCGACCTAAAAAATTGTTTCCAACTAAGCAGGACCCAAATCAGTAATAGTTTTTCCGTCTCGTTTCGCACCGACTTTTACCGTGGTCCCACCAACATTTTTTAATCGTTTTCCTTCTTGTTAAAATTAGCCGTGTCATATTTCCTTTACAGTTATGTGGTGTCTCCATCCTTCGAGCAGGTGAAACAATGGAACCTGCTCTTGAATCTGTGGTCAAAGACATTAGAGTAGGAAAGATTCTTATCCAAACAAACGAATACACCTCAGAACCCGAGGTAGGTACTTTTCACTCCAACTACATGGAGAACGATTGAGAGCTGGAAAATCAAAACCAAATTTCTTGCTTCGACCGATCATTTTAAGTGTAGAAAACTAGACGAATAAAGTCGATTTCAGTAGCCGGCGAAAAGCGCGGGGAAAATGAGCGGGAGTCATTGACGTatagttttggtttttcttcaTTGGTTAAAAGACAGTGACGAATCACCAAAAATATTTGCGTTTTCGCCCCAAAAAGTCCTATTTTAAGCCgaaattggcatgttttgaGCGGAATGTAACACATACATACGTTTTTACGGACATTGTCAGGTCTCGATCCCCTTTCATTACACATACTAAAccaacgaaaaacaaaataaaaattttcgagTCATGTCCACTTTATATGCAGCAGGAAGTTAGAAAAAGGACGCCCACAACAATTAACTGTGTCTTCCTGATTTTCGTTTAGCTTCATTACCATCGCCTTCCAAAAGGAATCAATGACGATCACGTCCTTCTTATGGATGCTACTGTAGCCACAGGAGCGGCAGGTAGGTTCATATGAAACTGAGTCATGAATGTTCAACAAACGAATGAAGATAAGTTTGTGGCGATACTACGTCACCGCGTCTGTGGGGAAGAGTTACACGAAAATCTGGAATCAATCGAGATGACAAGGGTCAAATCATCACCGTAATGGAAATGAAAGATGACCTTTAATTGTAGAGTTACCCTTCTTTAGGGCAATGTTAATATTACTCAAACGTGTGTTTCATCAGTTTAGACTAGCATTGTTGGAAGTCAAACTGAACGCAAGCGAAACGTACTCGGCTAGTGCATAGAGGTGTGGAATAtttttagctcttattaaccgagcaggaggtctgtatgggagaatcttgaccgaggtcgtaagtacagaccgaacgcagtgaggtctgtacacacgaccgaggtcaagattctcccatacagaccgacttagctcggttaataagatgtttattatatggcgaacacaagaacaatttatttatttcatgtaattggtttgtactaactgacattttgcttgcgaacggcgataagccgaatttaattctttcaaagtttgctcgtcctctttactgttttttttttctcatcagctctttggcacttacaggagtatatatttttagaaaactgtcaataattttacattttacctttcaactttttcactccaaaacattaccggtctagatgccggtctagatgggaaaatccgtttcagccaatcaaattcacgaatttggtagttcccagtccttatgagacaggggcatataataagcACGGATATTAACTTTGCCCGGGAAGACTTTTTGACTGGGAAAAAGGACTAGAATTCTTGCTTTAACCGGGGTTTTTGCCAAGGCCAACAGCTGGGCTATTTGCGAAGCCATTAGGCCAGCTTTTGATACATACCTGACTGGCTCATTTCTTTTCATCTGTCTGCCGTGATCCGCTTAAGTTATGCCCAGGATCGCAAGAAATTAGATTCACGCTAAATTGTTAGAACGTCTAAGATTAAAGATAGCCTAGTATTTCTTAGGTGGGGTTAGGATTGTCTTCTTTTGGAGaatagttaggaggacacttcatggCCTTTATTGTCTGTTTTTCTCATCACAAGCGATATTGACTTTGATTCAAAATACGTGAGGACGCTTCGTGACTCTTATTGAAAGTGGCGTGCATCCGCTTACTTGCAATCCTGCGCCCAGTTGTTCAGAGCTCGATTACGCGCTAATCCTTGGTAAGCGTAagttttaattgctatttctttaccgcCAAAGGAAGGTTTGCctcaaaattgtggcccaataaggtcataaattacaaatttcttttccttaaaccttactcttgtgaaaaatcctcctttaactaTAAATAAATATCAGTTACAATTTCCATTAATCCCGGCTAAGCAAAATCGGACTTTGAGCAACTGGGCCCTGGACAATATCTGGTTTAGTTGAGACCTTGAAACgatcagtaaaaaaaaatactttatttgttttcaagttgtttcctttagttgatattttctttttttttccttctccctGTGACAGCGCTCATGGCCATCCGGGTTTTGTTGGTAAATATAGCATGTCTTaacttttcctcttttttctACTCGAGGTATTTTTCTCATCCATTCACCCTATAACATTTCGTCGAcgattttcatttctttttctgcCAACAGGATCACGACGTGAAAGAGGAAAACATACTCTTCCTATCACTCATAGCAGCTGAATCGGGTAAAAAACCTTTGCATTGTGTGCGTAGCAGCAGAGCTCATATGTTAGATTACATTTCATGCAGCAGCCATTTGGACAATCATACATATTTGGATGCTGCACtcgcttaaaatgaatgcaatttaaattGCGCCACTAACCCCCAATTTCTTTTTGTATAAGTAAACTTTTGCTACTGCCCTGTCTACTATAGCGAAAAGGTTTTTGGtcctggatttttccttcagatgatTTACCCTTTGAAGGCAAGGAAGTTGGGTCCATTTTGGCCCGTGGACGACAATAGTGGAGAATGGGACTGTTTATGGTTAAAAAATTGGtgcttagtggcactttaaaaagTAACTATTCGACGAATCCATCTATACATTCACTTTTTAAtgtgcattcattttaagccacgGTAGTATCAAGCTATGTCAGAGCGCGGGTGTGTTGACTCTGTGCGTAGCTTAGGTACCCTAGCCAACATTTTCCCTGGTGTTCCGCTATGTATTCAGACTTTTCAGAGTGCACAACTTCGAATGGGATAGGACGTTTTTGGCCAGTCTAGTGAAGTTAGCAAATGCTGATGTACCAACAGAAGAAGCTACTGACAGATGTTTATTTTTATCCACCATCGTTGCGACATTACGTGAAAAGCACATATTCTTGCAATAGTATTACCTTGATGTATTGCAGGTGTTCATACGATTGCTTATGCATATCCCAAAGTAAAAATAGTTACAGCCGCAGTGGACCCAGAAGTCAACGATAAATTCCATATCATACCTGGTATAGGTGAGTGATATCCACCGGGAAATGTCTTTTTTGCCGAaattctcctttcttttttcgtGTACCATGATAAATGTAATTTGACGGAGTTAACATCCAGGAGCTATTTTATACGTTTGGGAATTTAGTCAACGTGTAGTCCTCTGCGTTCTGTTGTAACGTGCTTTGTTAGTTAGCGTGGTTCGGGCAACGTttttggcgtgtagtttgattCCCAGTAAGCGGTCGTATGCGCCGCATTTTCGTGATGGTTTATCATGAGGTAAGTTTATTACCAGGCTCATCTCGTTCAGCGGTTATCGGTCGATACAGGCGCCCTGGAGTCGCGTTTGCCGCATTGTGGAGACTGTTCCTCGTGGTGTCGATAATTTTGAAATAGATATTCTtcgcttttgtttcttttctcctTTAATTGGTTGTATCGTTTCTCTTAAGTCTTCAATAGTTCTTTACTTctttgtttattaatttttttccttctgacTGTCTGTGTGACGAGTGCTCCGGGGTCTTATGGCGTTAGGGCCTCGTTACCGAGTTGTGGTTAATGCCTACCTTCCCGAAATCTTTGTTTCCTTATTTGTGATCTTACCTCTCCCCAGTGCCAGTGCCCCTACTTACAACAAAAGTAAATTTAAAAGAGCGGGAAAATGGGGCGTCGACTTTAATTGGATGAACAATGTGGCTTGATAATTTTGAGCCAATCTCTACAACGCAAAGCAAAAGCACTGGAAAGTATAGAGAACATTAAACTGGAGATTGCCAAAGATATGAGCATTCAAGGCAAACTTAGCAAGTTTTGAAAATAGGTAGTGCTACTTTGAGAAacctgtttcttttctttgttttttcttctggcAGGGAATTTCGGAGATCGATATTTCGGAACAGCAGTTTACTAAATGGACTGAATTTATCCCACAAGGCAAGAATTGACTATGTTAGGGATAAATCTTATCATGTCTTTATTTTCAATAAGGCATTTTGACCCTAAAACGTGGCTTTATTTCCAATAGCCTCGCGGTAGTTTTCAGATAACTATgaagaaaatggaaaacattTATTCACTTTCCTGAACAAAGAGTACAAGAAGTTTTTTCACCAATAACAAGTGACACGAATAACAATAGTGAAATGTGCAATTGTTGGTGAACGAACCAAAAAAAGCTACCaagtgttcttttgtttttgttcaccaacatggcgtctatGACGTCATGTGAATAATTTTGTCAGTCGGGGAACCTGAAAAAAGTCCAGACCGAAACGGTATTCGAAGCCATGACTACGCGATTGCGCTGCACACTGCTCCCTCAAGCTTCATATATTTATCTATCATAAAACAGTTATATTACCGTCTATTTTGTGTATAAAACGAGAAAGTAAATACCGTAGTCATATAATTCCCAAACCCAAAGCAAAGGAGTGAATATCAAAAACTCTGACTTTGAACATTAGAAGCTGCTACATTACCAAGTAGTGGCAGTTgttgtttagtcttttgttttgggTTTGAGTATCGAGCCAATCATATTGTACTTTGCGAGAGCTGCCTCACTACCGAGGAGAAAACGTGAGTCGAACGAAATGAGGGTGGAAGAGGTGAAAAAATCTTGCCCCGACTTTTGAATTTTACAGGAGCGGCCGTATCACGTGTATATGAAATTGTGAGACCGCGTGACTGACAACCTAAATCAAAAGCCTTATTAACCGGACTGTTTAATAGCTCTCAAAGAAATTGGCAAGGATAGTTGCTTGCTACCTCACTTGAAACGCATGCTTTTCGATACAAAGTAAAACTTTTATTGTAACATATTATGATTAACTGAAACTCATTATCGTTCGTTGAAATTATTAAGTTAATTTCAGTTGTACCATAACATCAGAATTACTTTAGCTGTGCTAGCCGTTATTTTCCCTTTATAAAACCTTTTATGACAGCACTAGTTTAAAATAGCCGAAATATAACCGATATATTTTTATTTCCGTTTGGATTTTAAGTAAAGCCAGCGAGAATCTGTTCTAAGGCCACTGAAATTGTACATAGAGACAGAGGTTGCAGGCCGGAGCACTCTcctaatacaccttattccaaaatggcggccaataaattattcttttgtttgcatgttcattagccctcttggcctcgtcatcatgtataaaaacaaaagaattttgaagtgaaaatgaggcaaagagggctaattaacatgcaaacaaaagaataataagcTTTGCCTGTGGGCTCAACTTTAATAACGGCTATTGTTGTGGATTTGTTTGCCCATGCAAGTCTTCGTCAACACATCCCATAGTAAAAACACGCTTCTCCTAATGCGGAAGAATTAAGGTAACGCGTTGAACTTCGTTTCTAATAAGACGTCGCTAGCGTCAAATTAGCTGGCAAATTGGCTGAAAAACGAAGGAACATTAAAGTCGTGATTTGGTGGAATCAGCCATTTCAACAACAATCTATTTTGGTTGGAACCGTCAATGGAGAGATTTTGAATTCAACCGATGAAAAAGCTTCAGAAACGCCGTAACGGCGTCCCCAGCAATTGAAGCAATACCAGTCAGTTATGAAAACTAAAAAGCCCACGAAAACTATAACTTAGCGTACTCCAGGTCGTTTTCAGCCATTTCAACCAAGCTAGTTGAAAACGTTAACTAAAAGAGAGAGATCCCAAAAGACCACGACCAAAGGTTGACGACAAGCAAcgtatttcctttttttttccagtttatcAATGCTTCACATGTAATTTACTATATTTTTTATAAGAGTTATCATCCATCGGGTTGGGAGAGGAAGTGAAAGATAAAGTTTCCTATGCTTTATTTCGAATTCAAACGGAAGTGGAATCGACCTTGAAAATCTTTCTACTCAGGAGTCGattagtaggagcatgcaactgcactacattcctgtcacggagTTTCCTtggaccgatttatttttagatcgaatttgagactcccgtgggagagCCATGACCAGTCACAGGAAACTAAGTCGACGTCACTGTGTCACTGGGCCGAAACTGactttttcacaaaagaaaaggtgcacttataatagatcagtctgtaaaaatgctgcGATCTAGGTTTACTTTGAGAGTCAcatgctcctactcatgggCTCCTGTGCTTGTATAATTACACAAAGTCTCAATTTATTTATAAGGTCTTTTGAAACTTAACTGATTATTTGTAATTTCAACAATATTgtcaaacgaaaacaaaataactttTTACGATTGTGGTGTGTTCCTCTTCAGTGATTGTCTAATTTTTTTGGTCAATCAAGTCACTTTTTATGGAAAGGGCACTCCCAATAATGGAGTTTTATTGCTTGATTTCCAGAAGCAGATTGTGAGCACATTTCTTCCGCGTACAAAGCAACAACGTGAAAGTACCGCAGTCGCTGGTTTGACGACAATAGTTCATTCTATTCCATGTTTTAATTACCACGTCTGCATTCTCACCAATCCAGTGCTTCAAGTTGCATTCTTCTGTCACTATAAAAAATGCACAAGATGAAACAACGGAGAGGAAAGTTCTTTTGGTCACTCGTTTCGCCTTCTTTTAAGAGTTTATCTTTGGactgacttccttttcatttgaCGAAGACATTTCTGATGTCAAAGATTCTTTACTTTGGCGACTTTCCTCTCTGCGTTGAAGCTTGTGTCCTCTCTTCTTTGTTGATTTGCTGCTGTCCTCCGAATCAGCGGGCGACGGTGCGTTCTTCCTGTTTTTCACCGCCTTTTGCAGACCTCTGATCGTTGAATTTAGTTCACCAACCTGGGCAATGTTAATTTTTGATTTTCCTGTTTCTGACAGATTTTCCTCTGAAATGTCTTCATCTTCGAAAGCTTCCTCCAATGGTGGCAGCCTTTGGACGGGCCTTGGGGTGAATTTATATCCCTTACGATAAGAACTTGTCCATTGTTGATGATATATTGAGTAAAGTTGTACTAGCTCTTCCTGCACTGGTGTACAAGGTGCAAAAAAATCCGAAACTGGAATGTTCCCTGGCGCTGTAACAGGCCTCCGAGTCATAGTTGGCTTTTGATTGAGGTTCATTTTCGGAAAAGTGTTAAAAGTCATAGGTTTTGCACTTGTGGTCTTCCGCTTGTCTTTTGCCTTATTCGTTCCTTCTTTTTGTTTACACTCTGTGCTATTAAACGCCGAAACCAACCGTGTTTCTTTTTGGAGAAGTTCCCTTTTCCACTGAGCAGCGGTTTTGTATTCTTCAAAATCGCAAATCTCGAGGGAAGCCTTTCCTTCTCGTATTAACATTTCTGCTGCCTCCATGTTTCCCATTTTGAGTGCGTGAATGAGTGGAGTTTCTCCTTTATGGTTTTGCATGTCAACGCTTAAATGATAATATTTAAGTTTTTTG
The Acropora muricata isolate sample 2 chromosome 3, ASM3666990v1, whole genome shotgun sequence genome window above contains:
- the LOC136911263 gene encoding uridine-cytidine kinase-like 1 → MAEKSERPCGLAINLRSISPTEDSSGSCDSINDTPSQPPSSPLKSKPENVRMFRRSNRTIYTAGRPPWYDSQGQLKEPFVIGLCGGSASGKTTVANKIIEQLGVPWVSMLSLDSFYKVLTQEQHEAANRNEYNFDHPDSFDADLAAMVLKKLKEGKSVQVPIYDFKSHARLEQKHDLYGANVIIFEGIMAFAYKELRDLMDMKVFVDADPDVRLARRLKRDIAERQRDLVGVLQQYNKFVKPAFDQYIAPTVVYADIVVPRGGENSVAIDLIIRHVRNQLEQRGFNFRAQLRSAHQGQPLPSSLSIVESTPQVRGLHSIIRNEEASRDDFIFYSKRLMRILIEHALSLLPFTKHVVTTMEGTKYEGRKFDGKRLCGVSILRAGETMEPALESVVKDIRVGKILIQTNEYTSEPELHYHRLPKGINDDHVLLMDATVATGAAALMAIRVLLDHDVKEENILFLSLIAAESGVHTIAYAYPKVKIVTAAVDPEVNDKFHIIPGIGNFGDRYFGTAVY
- the LOC136911264 gene encoding uncharacterized protein gives rise to the protein MTALSQAIRDRRWRQARLLVEAGSDINQRCQGDKRTALMEVCFLDDEDKAFGLAKMLLENGAKLDFQDAQGLTALSYACILKRKKLVRLFLRLVDYNLNAADRDANTPLFHAVTVGDLSVVKMLVKKLKYYHLSVDMQNHKGETPLIHALKMGNMEAAEMLIREGKASLEICDFEEYKTAAQWKRELLQKETRLVSAFNSTECKQKEGTNKAKDKRKTTSAKPMTFNTFPKMNLNQKPTMTRRPVTAPGNIPVSDFFAPCTPVQEELVQLYSIYHQQWTSSYRKGYKFTPRPVQRLPPLEEAFEDEDISEENLSETGKSKINIAQVGELNSTIRGLQKAVKNRKNAPSPADSEDSSKSTKKRGHKLQRREESRQSKESLTSEMSSSNEKEVSPKINS